The proteins below are encoded in one region of Halalkalicoccus jeotgali B3:
- a CDS encoding class I SAM-dependent methyltransferase, translated as MYYFGLYHWRSRLRKIALGFVAFLGVGVVRWKTSSRWVRALAVALALPALISSGRAGTKLLRPPPWALERYKYDALASELPLGGASAVLDVGCGTGRSLVGLAPSLSEEASVLGLDVFDSRVILGNAPLLARRNASEAGIDVTPLRGDAARLPLATGSQDVVTACRVLHDLPAEDHGRALREFRRVCAPDGTLGVLELPITPDGVEDDPETYWRDQVTEAGFSVETVKRVERKRGGEPYIVLVVTPSAR; from the coding sequence GTGTACTACTTCGGGCTGTATCACTGGCGAAGCCGGCTCCGGAAGATCGCCCTCGGGTTCGTCGCGTTCCTCGGAGTCGGCGTGGTCCGGTGGAAAACGTCCTCGCGCTGGGTTCGCGCGCTCGCCGTCGCGTTGGCGTTGCCGGCGCTCATCAGCTCGGGTCGTGCGGGAACGAAGCTGCTGCGTCCGCCGCCGTGGGCGCTCGAACGCTACAAGTACGACGCGTTGGCGTCCGAACTCCCCCTTGGAGGGGCCAGCGCCGTCCTCGACGTCGGCTGTGGTACTGGCCGGTCGCTCGTCGGGCTCGCACCCTCCCTCTCGGAGGAGGCGTCGGTACTCGGCCTCGACGTCTTCGATAGTCGGGTGATCCTCGGCAACGCTCCCCTGCTGGCGCGGCGAAACGCCAGTGAGGCGGGGATCGACGTTACTCCCCTCAGGGGCGACGCCGCACGCCTGCCGCTGGCGACCGGCTCGCAGGACGTCGTCACCGCCTGCCGGGTGCTGCACGACCTGCCTGCCGAGGACCACGGGCGCGCGCTGCGGGAGTTCCGGCGGGTCTGTGCGCCCGACGGCACCTTAGGAGTCCTCGAACTGCCGATCACACCCGACGGGGTCGAGGACGACCCCGAAACGTACTGGCGCGATCAGGTCACGGAGGCGGGCTTTTCGGTGGAGACGGTGAAACGGGTCGAGCGAAAGCGTGGCGGCGAGCCGTACATCGTACTCGTCGTGACGCCGTCGGCGAGGTAG